The window ACAAACTTGGTGGTAGGGGCTCAAATGGGGAAGGGCTAACTGAGTTCATAGACACAAGAAGAGGGAAGCACCTTCTCAGGCCTACTCTGCCTAAAACGTTCCAGGAACTATTGGAGAAAGACGTGGGTGCAAGTGTCTATCCGTTTCTTTTGGAAAAGGTGTCTCAGTAGGATCTATTGGACCTGGAAAAGTTCAGGTAGTGGGCTTCTCCTCCAAAGCTTCGGGGGTGGGGCGGGGAAGGGGTGCATTACAGGTGAAACCCCAGGGTTCTGATTTTGGTGGCAGATTTATTGAGTTTTTATTGAGTCTTTAGTCAGCaccgctggggggggggggcggggaggggaagcCAAAGGAACCATCCGGATTTAAGGCGCTATTGGCTATAACATTCAGTTCTAAGGCAGCAGTTCAAACTCTCTGGGGGGTATTGACTGGAGTTAAACTTGTCTCTATGCACCTCTTCCCACTTTTCCTCCCCACTATTGTCGACCTTTTCCTCCCCATGTGAAGGCCCGTAGGCTTTAAGAAGACGGGATtaggtagggtggggtggggtgagaagggtttctttctcccctttataCTCTTTGCCCCCTTTATATGCATGCTCGTCCTTCCAATTTGGAGTTTTCCGATGAGTAAATATTTACATTGAGAACTGAGAACGGGTCTCCCCtaaaagaagaggaggggaaggtttttggtttttcttcagTTTGGAACTGCTGGGGACCTAGGCATTGGTGCTTTTGACAATTGtcttgaaatttctctttttggtCAAATTCTTTCAGTCCATGTGTTATCTCCAGGACGAGGAGCCAGGCTCTACAAAGCAGGCGGCAGACCCAAATGGACCCTTCTGCTTCCTCACACTGACTTGGCCTCTCACCTATTTCTTATGTCTTCCCCTATAAAACTCTCTTGCTCTCAATTTTCTTTCCACCCACCTTTCCCAGGCTCTTTTCGCGGTTTCTCACTCTCAGAGAAGTACACAAAGTCTATTGAAGTAAATTTCTCCAGCCCCCTCATGCAGCTGTTCCAAGAGTTTAAACCTGGGAATTTAGTGCCCTCTGATTATTTAATGTTTGAAATTAGGGTCTTTACCAGGCTAGCCAGCGGGAGCAGATGATATGCATTTGATGTTGCCCTCTTCCAATAAACTTAGTCCGTGATAAGCAGTGGCGATGACCCTTAAGAGCTGCCCGAACACCTCACTAAGATGGAAGCAAGTCAAACACGTTCGCTGCTGAGAAACCTTTTCTCTAAGAAGCCACTTGGAGACAATGGAGGATCATACAAATTCTTTTTACAGAACGCATTGGGAACACACATTCTGAGCAGGTGAAAGAGGTCCAGAACTTTCGTGTTTAGGTAGTGGGAGCAGTAAATTAGACCCAAACGCAGCTCATAGCCGATGCACCCAAGGGTGAGAAACTGGacgggggggggagggtggagaagTTGGTAGTTTAAAGCAAACcataagaaaagagaaacagagatgtaAGGTAGAATGACATTGGAAATGTTCTAGATTGCAGAATGTGGAACCTGTGGTGTAGACTGGGAACCCAGGGCAAACCCTGAGATGCCTTCTAAATCACTCTCAAGAAATCCCTTAGTGTGAACCACTATTCACTCAACCCTCTAGACTCCGGGGAAGGGGGAGACAACGGGAAAAACCTAATTATCAAAGATATCGGAAGAAGAACCATCCAAGCTGGCCGTCTCCCCAAATCCCCATTTTAGTAGAAAGGTGTTATGTGGTGAAGCTGACAGTTGTAGTCAACACATACTAGTGGGGGTGGTGGGATATTTTTGCAtacatgaaggactttaaataaatttaagaatGACGTCTTTAACACAAATTCTCAAATAGTAAAAATCATCCTTTCTTATTGAACACTTAGCATCCCACAGAATTAATAAGGTCCCAAAAGAGAACTTCTCTTGGTAAACGGCTGAAGCAAATTATCATATTCTGAAAAGATGTGTGTCCTGATCAGGGTTTGGTGAGAATACTATCAAGGCAGATTAAAATTCCAGAACACTTTAACAAAAACAGAATACGTCCGAACATTATTTCTAGTTTTGGAACTTTCACGATAACTTTTACATGACTGCAAACAATTAAGgatctaaatatataaaatggaatcTGTAGAGGAGTTCCaataagatttttgtttgtttgttttcaacagttgggtttttgttttgttttgttttaaataagggAAGCATTTCTTCTGGTGCTGTTTCTTACTAGACGGGTGATGTTAAGAACGTCAGTTTAATGTCTCAGAGTCTCAAActcctctcctataaaatggaaataactatATACCTAACCTGACTACCGACCTCACAGGGTttttaggaggatcaaatgaaatcctGTGTTTTGTACCATTTTGtgaattgcaaagtattttaaatgTAAAGTACTCTTATTATTGTGGTTAAGAAGATTTAGTCCTCCAATCAGGTTAAAAAAGACATATATACTCaatcttgttttcattttaaataacacCCTCCACAATCTACGAAAACATCAGTATTCGATCTTAGTCAAAGTATCCAAAAAAGGCAGGATGGTTGGCTtcatttatgtatacacatacgcacacacaggAACACGGACGCACATAAGCACTGAGGCAcaacattttcatctttctttcaccGAATCTTTCTGATTTAACTCAAATCACTTCTCCCCAACATTTGAACCTGAACACAATTGCGTTGGTTAAAAAACAGTTACGAACAACAGCAGTTCAATGGGAAACTTCATGGTTGGTTGGTACCAGGTGAAGATTTTACCTAGAGAACTAAGATAGCCAAACGCAGCTGTCCAGCTACGGTTTTAGTATCGCACTGTAGTATTGTAATTAAAGACTACTCACAAAAGCTGGGTTCTACTTCTCTCCGACCTGGCCGTTCTTTCTGGTGACAGCTTCTACGTAGAGAAGATAGTTATTTGGCGGGGGCACTAAATTTCTTAAGGTAAAGTCATATTTATACGATATGGTGGTGATGACCACCAGCTTGTCTTCTGATTTCGAACACTTAAACAGTCTCAGATAGTGGGTTTCTATGGTAAAGGATGTTGAACATTATCAGCCTTCTCCCAGACACTGAATTTGAGTGTTCTCACTTGGCCTACCTTTCTTTAGCTATGATGCAGTTTGTAAAGGTGGATCTTTATGACAAAGTTATGGCACCATTATGTAATTctaaatacttttcttttctttcctcaacCTGAACTTTTCAACTCATGTGTTAACTGCAATTCGCCTTAAAAGGTACGGATTTACTGCTAATCTTCTACGTGTTTTTGACCCAACagttgttcttttcctttcctgatctcccttccaATAATCTGGTTAAATGTTTTAATTTGACTATACAGTATATATTTAGTCCTGATTTTTGCCTTCTCTTTGAGTTACAATCGGGCAGATGTTAAATGTACATTTCTATTGTTATTTAGTAATCCAGGTGCTGAGCACGCCTAAAAGAGAGAACGGAAAGAGTTTCCAGGATTACTCTGTCTGTTACCATCTACAGCCAATCTCAAAGTCGTTTTCTTTGAGGCCCGCCTCCTTGGAGGTGGATCACTGGTGATTGATAGGCAGAGACACCCAGCCCAACTCAGCCCAGCCCACTTTACTGCTTAGATTGAAATGTAGAACTCATACCTCTTTCATCTGGGCACAgacttccttttattcctttcccaCTTTAAGTTCTTGCTGTCTGCCCTGGGATCAACAGGAGGGACCAGTGGCCTGAGCTAGAGCAGACCGAAGCGCTGAAGAGGTAGTGAAAGTTAGTTCTTGGGAATCTAAAGCCGCTGCTTATTGGTGTCTTGCTCAAAGCAATGGGTAAGTGGCTGCGTGCTGTATCGGGGAAATTTTCAGTTCTGTCAGAATGGGTGGGAGGATAAGTggcgggaggaggaggaggtggaggaggagagagagagagagagagagagagagagagagagagagagagagagagagagagagagagagagagagagagagagagagagagagagagagagacttgttACTGGGAGTCACAACTTGCTTATTGACTTTGCTCGTGTTTCTACAAGTTGTAACAATGAGTTAAAGGTCAGTAGTACAGAGAGATCTAATGGCTGGCTGGGTGATTATTTAAGACATTAGGGTAAAGGAACTTTTACATCCTGGATCACTAGAGCGGTGGCATTTTGTTAGACAAGCACACTCAACATATTTGGCTTCCCCTCGAATCTATCTATAGAGCTGAACATAGGGTGATGAAACATAGGGAGTTTGTGAATCCGATGGACTAATTTAAATCCCAGAAAGTGTATCCGATTCCCCCTAGGTGGTTTTGAAGAGTTTTGAGAACTCCAATGGTCCCACcgccttatttttattttgcttgcgTCTGGAGCAACTGGCCAGCTTGGACCGCGGGAGGAGGCTGCGGGATGAAGCAGTCAGCTAATTTCAGCGAGTCTCCCGAACCACGCGATTTGGGGAACCcactgggattgggggaggaaagaGTGTCAGTTGATAGACCCATAGGGTTTTTAGAGGAACCTTCCCAGGGCTCCTTTTTTCTCCGAGAGCTTCAGGAAGGAGGAAGACTGGTGCGATGACAGATGTCACAATACTCTGTGTTCGTGTGCGCGCGCGGGAGCGAGCGCGCGCATTGTTTGCATGTCTGTTCTTTTACAGAGCCAGCCTTCGGGGAGGTCAACCAGCTGGGAGGGGTATTCGTGAACGGGAGGCCTTTACCCAACGCCATCAGACTCCGCATCGTGGAACTGGCCCAATTGGGCATCCGACCCTGTGACATCAGCCGACAGTTAAGGGTATCCCACGGCTGTGTCAGTAAGATACTGGCGCGTTACAATGAGACAGGCTCCATCTTACCTGGGGCGATTGGGGGAAGCAAACCCCGGGTCACTACCCCCACAGTAGTGAAACATATCCGGACCTACAAACAAAGGGACCCAGGAATCTTTGCCTGGGAAATCCGAGACCGTTTGCTAGCAGATGGCGTGTGTGACAAGTACAACGTGCCTTCGGTCAGTTCCATTAGTCGAATCCTGCGCAACAAGATTGGGAACTTGTCTCAGCAGAGCCAGTACGACTCTTACAAACAGCATCAGCCACCGCCGCAACCCGCCTTGCCTTATAACCACATATACTCCTATCCGAGTCCCATCACTGCAGCTGCAGCCAAAGTACCCACTCCTCCCGGAGTTCCCGGAATTCCCGGCAATATGGCCATGCCTCGAACCTGGCCCTCTTCGCACTCTGTCACTGATATCCTGGGAATCCGCTCCATCACAGACCAAGGTAAGTTCAGGTCACTGTGAGGTTAAGGTTTGAGATGGAGGGAATAGCGGCAGCGATGCTCTTTTTCTTGCCCCATGCTCACACACAAACTCCTCTTTAAGACCTTCAAACCGATTTATTATCCTCCACTTGGAGATTGTCCTCCTGACCCTTCTAACGGGAAGAGATTTTTATTAGGTAGTATAACGagtcttttcttcctctgcccTAGCAATTGcaattcactattttttttaacttttttttttttttgcgtcaCCTCGATCTACCAAACAAACTTGTACCTCATatgctccttttctttttccgtcttcctccctttctcccttcaggATATGTTCTAGATAAATTACACATCCAGGGTAATATAACTTCAGGTTTAAATAGCTGcgtagagaagagagaaggatcCAGCTAACCCTTCACAAGAAAAATATAGTCTACTCGGCTCTCAAATCCCGACTCATGGAGCTAGGGCTTTGCATTGAAATTGCAGGGTTCCCCTTCTCGGATTCTCGCAATCAGGCCAAATTtgctcagacaggaagttcaAATGTCACCTAATTGGTTTCATTCTTATGCTTCACTCTATGAAAAAGtaagccaaaaaagaaaactgtcgGTTACTTTGTGAGGCTCTCCTTCCAGGGACTAATTTTCTGCTTTATTACTGTTCTTTCCTCCGTTCTACCTttcatttggggggtgggggtgggggccagACGACaaaggaagtgggagggagatAATGTCAATCTTTGTTGATAGCTCTTTCTCTTTATCTAAAGTCTGCACATTCTTGTGAATAGATCTTTTAACCATGAATTTTGTCTGAAGCGAAATGGACTGATTCCCTATACTCTgcgccttctctttcttttttatcccccTCGTACTGTTTGCTCTCCGCTTGTCTTTCCCTTAGCTCAGCTTCCTCTGCACGTATTTCAGTTCCGTAACCATAAGAGAAAGCTGTGTTTTGATTTTGCGTTTTTAGTGGCAAAAGGATCAAAcgatccttttctcctttccttcttccattccttGCCCTATACCCCTcatccccaacacacacacacgcacacacacacatgttcttCCTCCCACGACCTTTTTCCACAATGATAGACCAGGGAGCGTCGTTTTGGGCCGGGCAGATTGACTCCCCAAGGTCCAAGGCGATCAGTATTTCCGTAGgcaaagtttgttttcttttactaagCTGTTAAAACACCATCAAGTCAGAGTGCCAAAGAGGCAGATCTCAAATAATAGCAAGGACTGAGGAGTATAAACCTAACTTATGTAACACGCGTTTGAAAAGAGCAGAGGGGCAATCCCATTTTGGGAGAGGTAGATATCTTTATAATTATTCCCTCCTTTATTAATACCACATTGGCACACTTGCCTCTTTAAGTAATCAAACAAGACTCATGGCTTTTCATTCCCTTGTTGTCGATAACAGCATTTAAAAGACTCTTCTAAAAACATAATTCTTACCCTCATCAGAGTCAGCCAGGTTAGGGTGAACAGAACACTGGAAGCTGCATTCTGAGGGTTGTTTACCCTTGATTTATAGGATAAATTGACCTCTCTGACATTTAAAGGAAGCTCCTATTCATGGGAAAGTGTGAAATCTGCAGGAATGGGGGCTCTCTGAGAGATCTCAGTTTCTTAAGACATCTGCTGGCTGATGCCCATTGACTGCATTTTGCTACGGAAGACGAAGAGATATAGCTGGAACATAGTCTCAATCCAAATGAGAACACGCCTTAATTTATTTATGGGGAAAACTCATTCAACTGGGTTAGACAAAGTTGAAAAGAAAACTGTTCTTCCACAGAAATCACAGTTAGACTAAGTGTCACTTGGCAGTTTCTCTGATTAGTGAGCGAGCAAGTCTTCATTGTGATGTAATTTTTTAACGTTCTAACATTGAAAATCTTGCTCCCCAGCATTCCctcattttatctatctatctatctatctatctatctatctatctatctatctatctatctatctatctatctatctgtctgtctgtctgtctatcatctatctcatctatctctgtgtatataaaatgtgtatatgtatacacacatgtacatgtgttgaagtaaaaaaaaagatgatgtgaAGTATACCTTGTGTCTCTTCTAAAAGAAGTATACTAATAGAAAAGTGCTGACGAATAAATGAGCAATTGGAAACAAAAAGGATTCGAGAACTTTTCACTCCTCTTCCTAAAATTTCGAATTATTAAActtgcttttatttctattttttactcTAACCCGTTCTATAAAGCCCAGGATTTGAAGGTGGTAAACAACTTATTTATTTTCATAGTcccttgttttctcataaatacTTTTACTGTTCATTTCGGATATCTGACTGGTACACACATCCCGACATTACCCTCCATCTGTATAACTTTAACTGAGTCAGACAATCCAGAtcagaaatatgtatgtataattcaTGTTACTTGTTTATTTGTAGTTACGTTTCTCGTGTGCTATGTAGACCCCTTTGGCAAGTCTAGAGAGAGACACCTCCTTCTCAGgagtaatgttttattttttaaaattcataattaaaggaaatactaaatttcagttctACATTAGTGAAAATacgcattttttttcttatccaagttCAGGatttcacccacccacccacccaatggATCGTGGACTCTTaattccatcattttataaaACAGATTTAAAATACAGAAGGATATTTGTAAACGCAAACATTCAAACTAATGCTGAGATGCATGCATTCTTTCCATCTTCAGCGACAGCCTTCTCGATCTCGGTTAGCCTCCTAAGTACTTTGGGCTTAGGATGGAGAGGAGGAGGCAGGGTTTGCCTCTTGCCTCTTCGTTTTCTTTCCCTGGTGCGGGAAAACACGCTTTCTCAAGCTCCCTCCTCCAGTTTCTCCACTACAGTCAGGCGGAAAATAAAAGACCAAGAGATTGTTTGGCCCAGTGCTGGGGAGGGTTAGGTTAAAACAATTCCCTTGTCTGACTGAATCTGCGAATTCGAGACGTAGAGGCATCGCTTTGCTCCTTTCTGGGCATTCTAGGTGTGTGGGAGGATAGGGTATATGCCCCGAGATCACAGAGTCGTCCTCGTGCAGCTCCAGCCAGGCTCCAGACTgcctaatttcttcctttctcctgtaCTTCCACCGCAGTGAGCGACAGCTCCCCCTACCACAGTCCAAAGGTGGAAGAGTGGAGCAGTTTGGGCCGCAACAACTTCCCCACCCCAGCTCCGCACCCGGTCAACGGACTGGAGAAAGGCTCTTTGGAGCAGGAGGCCAAATATGGACAGGTAAGGAAAGACTGACAGACTAGGGGCACCTCTGAAGCTCAGCTTTTAGGAAGGGTTAAGATCTCCTCTTATACCTCTCTTTCGAAAGTAGCGGTGCTGGCACACTCAGAGACCGTTGAGACCTGGGTTCACagtgtctatttttttaaacccagtGGTACAGtgaagagtcagaagacctgagtttgaaaccttACTTATCTGTATGCCTTGAGGGTTTTGAAtagataattataatttataataacaaCTGACAAGTTTTACCCTATGCTTTAcacacatttgatcctcaaaattgTCCTATGATAGAggtatgattatctccattttacagccgGGGAAATCGAAACtaggagagattaagtgagtcTCTAAAGTTTCTTTTAACTCTGAAtccaagattctatgattttctgGATGTCGGGGAATATTCCAGGCCTACTCACTGTCAGGAACTCTACACCAAGTTGTTAGTTGTCCTTCCAAGGAGCAGAGGCAGAGAACTCAAAGTTCCCTTTCTCTATTCTCACCTACTGTGCAAGTCTCCAGTTCCCCAAAGTTCATTTGTACCTAAAGTGGGGGATCACAAATGGATACCTAAAGTCAGAGGAAATATTTTCTGCACATGATTCACCCCTGCTAGGATGAAAACCCCAAGAGGCCCAGGATTGACTGAACAGTCTTGAGGTTTCCATGCTGTCGTCGACATTTTGCTTATGGAGCACAAATCCCTTACCGTCACCCCTACTCCTAATCCTCATGAGGCACAGAGCCTCAGTGCAAAGACAGGAGAAATGACAGGGCTAGGTCCAGGTATTGAGAATTTCAGGATGGCATTGGATAAAGACAGGAGACAGGCTATCAGATCTGGGGCCCTGCATCTTGCATTCTCTAGTCTTCAGTTCCGAAtactggaagaggaggaggagatggaagatAACACATCCCTTCCTGGGATGGGGAAAAATGTTTGATTCTTGACTAGCAACCCCTGCCAGACTCAGGGCAGATGTTTCTGGTGGCTCAGAAGTacacaaaatggaaaagaaaggtaTGGAGAAGTCTATAGTTCTAGTTTCAAATTCAGCTGGTGTTCTCTTTCCCAACTTACCCTCCCATTGGCAGTTCTGCTGAAATCTTTAAATAGAGGTTTCTGATTAATGCCTACAATAACTGACTTGGGAGTAAAGACAACCCATCTGTGGGTACTTTATGGCTTGGGGATTATGCtctttattcttaattttaagcACTTCCCGGAATTACTGTGGCCATCACAAACCAAAACCTGCCACACAGGGAAGTGGAGCAACTAGATAAACTTAATAAAATTAGCATTTGCCGATTAAAGGTCAAATCATAATGTCCCAAAAGAGGTTTAgtgagaaaacctcaaattgtaCTGAGTGGCGatggactgtttaatttttgtttccttccctcccccaaaaggaggtATTAAGGCActcattttttcaaagaaaaccaaccaaccacaacaacaacaactacaacaaaaccCAAGCCAAATAAAGATTACCACCCTAGAGTTTTAAATCTAAATTCAACAGCTAAGTACACACTCAGAATTTAAGTACATACTCAGGCTTGTAAGTTACAAATTCATTCAAATGTTTCTATATTACTCTTACCCCAAACATACCTCAAGTCCAAATTCTGAAAACTCCAAATACCCAGCTTTCACTGGgtgcctttatttatttttatttttttgttttgttttaaagatttttctttctgGAAAAAACAAAGATTACCAATGTAAATTGAGCTTTTTGATTATGTTAAGCTCTTGGAAAACCCAGAAGACTCTTCTCTTTACAAAAACATTCCTTGCCCCACTTTAATAACTTAaggatagaagaagaaaaaaatacatatattgtcTTATTACATTCTCCCTACAACTCAATGAGGTAAGCAAGGCCCTGGATATCAAGAGTGAGAATAATCCAAAGTAACACCACTGTTAGGTAGCCCAgtgaaaagattattttttaaacccTCTGGCTAGAAtctgaatatttatttttgctcttcAGTGATACATAATCTCTACCAAAATATTTACCAACAAGGAAAGAGTTTTCTCGTTGTAGATTCTATTCCTGCTAAAAGTATTATTggtaaacaaaaaatatgaacaggacTATATTATTTTTCTGAGCAAACAGGCtacactcagagtaataatgctGAAACTTTAACAACTGAATTCACTTTTACGAATTCAAGAGCATAACATATTATGTATATTCTTGATCTCAATCTTCAGGTGATCTCCAAGGACTTTGATAGATATTATTATGCATCTTCTGAATAGTATGGAGAAATACACAGATGGAAAGGATTTTATTGTTCTTGGGCTGCCACTTTATAGCTGATGAATTAGTTGCTATACAAAAAAGACCTTGAGCCTCTTTTCCTATCTTTTAACCAaagtgtaattttaaaaaaattaaataaattctattcaTATATTAAAGGTCATAAAGTTAAATCAAGAGAAAGTATAAGTTTGAATACTGAATTATTTGATTTAAGATGCATTCCAAACTGTTAATAAAATTGCTTACATTTGACAGATTGAATATTCAGATTCAGTAAATCTCAGAACTGAACCAGACACAGAACTGAAAGAAACAGCAAGTCAAATAATAAGTGATGTATGTGCTCAGGAGGAGAAAACTAAAGctgaaaactgattttttttttcaccctaaaGAAAAAAGCTGGCACATGTCAAAGTAACCCATGGATATTCATATTTGCATTCTACTTTTGTACTGCTAAGGAACTAATtactacattattacatttagacaATTAAAAATAATGCAAATGTTTAAGTAATGAAAAATGTCTAACCACTTTGAAGTCTTTGAGTGCATTGTTGTAAATTTTCTAAGGATTTGAGTATTCAAAATGTGCTGGGCATTTCAATATTACATTAAGTTTACTTTAAATATTAATCAATATTTCACTTTaactttacaaaacactttacacactttaTCTAATTTGAGCCTCATTGTAACCCTTTActttaaggtattattattagcatttttcagataaaataactATTTAGAAAGGCTAAATGATTAGCTGATGGTCACACTTctaagtgtcagagacaagatttgaacccattttttTCTTAGTCCAAGTCCAGGAAGAAATCCACTCTCACCAGTGTGATTCTATAGATTAAGAAGAAACCTGTATGGATTTGGAGATTTAAACACCTTTTGATTCTGGACATGTACTGTAATTACTTGGCTAaaaattcatacatacatatgcacacccttacatgtgtgcatgtttatatCTTTTCATTGTCCAAAAAAGCACAACCGTATTAATATTACTTTTGAAAATGCCATTAACATTTTCaatctaaaatatattttaactccAAGTATTCAACCTTTTGGGGTTGCATGGCAAAAAGGTCACAATTCATAACATTTACACAATTTGTTACCTTTAAAGGGCATCTATGAACACAATAGATATCATTATTTAACTTCCTTATGCTGTGCAGTGTACAGTGTattacacattctctctctcattttataaatgaggaagtgtAACATTGCAGAGACTGAGTCATTTATCCAACAGTAGGCGTCAGATCTAGGGGAAACCAGATTCCTTAGACTCAAGTCATAAACGCCACCAAGGTAACTTTCAAATTATAGTCAGGGTCAGGGGAGGAGGGGGTGTGGGGTTGGTATGGGGAAGTTTCAAAGGAGAAatttagacttgaagtcaggaacaaaaacttcctaacaatctgagctatccaaaaatggaatggtctGCCTCAAAAAATGGAGGTTTCCAAGTGGATGCTAGATAGTGACTCACTGGTAGTGTGGAGATTCCTTTTGTGTTTGGGTTCTactagatggccactgaagtctcttccagccatcaaattctatgattctatatgaaactacaacaacaaaaaacatacatTTGATTGGCTGGTGTTTTTGCTTTCCAATTTAAGCTCCAAAGAATGTCTGCTTGATTCCTCATAATTAGAGCCTTATGCACATTTCAGCTACATATTCACATGTGTGAGGGAAAGCTCAGCAtaatgtttttgtgtgtttttaacaTTGCTGCCCTGTGTGATTGGCATTTTATGGTACCTTTTACTACTCCATATCTCCTACCAACTTAGACAAATTGCAATGTCTTACATGTAAATACTGATAAATTCAGATTGCCTTTAtccaaagatttttaaaaatcgagattttatttttaagcttaaaaaaaaagtaaaatacctaCTCTGCTTCTCAATCTATGAAGCAATTCTTCTATTCTTTCCTGGTTAGTTCTTTTCCCACTTGCCCATTGGGACCACATAACCCTTGGTGACCATTGTCACATAATATAAAGGATTTCATAAGGAATGATTGGAATTTAGCTCACATTTAACTCTTACATTTCATTTAAGGAATTGATATCTTGTATCAGtttaaattactttgtaatttATTTGCATACACTTCACCAAagtttcccagaaatttttaaaaagttatttatttactatgtaactgaaaagaaaactgagagatAGGTTTTCTGGCTTTGGGTCACAGGTATCATCCTCATTTCAGGATAAATTATACTTCTTTGGAATTTATAATGATCTCAATTATGAAAGTAT is drawn from Dromiciops gliroides isolate mDroGli1 chromosome 2, mDroGli1.pri, whole genome shotgun sequence and contains these coding sequences:
- the PAX9 gene encoding paired box protein Pax-9 → MSQYSVFVCARGSERAHCLHVCSFTEPAFGEVNQLGGVFVNGRPLPNAIRLRIVELAQLGIRPCDISRQLRVSHGCVSKILARYNETGSILPGAIGGSKPRVTTPTVVKHIRTYKQRDPGIFAWEIRDRLLADGVCDKYNVPSVSSISRILRNKIGNLSQQSQYDSYKQHQPPPQPALPYNHIYSYPSPITAAAAKVPTPPGVPGIPGNMAMPRTWPSSHSVTDILGIRSITDQGVSDSSPYHSPKVEEWSSLGRNNFPTPAPHPVNGLEKGSLEQEAKYGQAPNGLPAVSSFVSASSMAPYPTPAQVPPYMTYSAAPSGYVAGHGWQHAGSTPLSPHNCDIPASLTFKGMQTAREGSHSVTASAL